Below is a genomic region from Rouxiella chamberiensis.
GACGGCGCGCTGTTCAGTCTCGATTACGATGAAGTGATCCGCCCGGAAACCACGGCGTCCTCGCTGGCTGCTCTGCGACCTGCGTTTGATCCGGTCAACGGCACGGTGACGGCAGGCAGCGCGTCGGCTCTGTCGGACGGGGCCTCGGCGATGCTTATCATGAGCGAATCCCGCGCCGCGTCGTTGGGCCTTGAACCGCGCGCCAGAATTCGGGCGATGGCGGTGGTCGGCTGTGATCCGTCGATTATGGGATATGGACCGGTGCCCGCAACGCAGCTGGCACTGAAACGCGCGGGTCTGAGCGTGCAGGACATCGGGCTTTTCGAGCTCAATGAAGCCTTCGCCGCGCAGTCGCTGCCGTGCATCAAGGATCTCGGCCTGCTGGAGAGTCTGGATGACAAAGTGAATCTCAACGGCGGCGCGATTGCGCTGGGTCACCCGCTGGGCTGTTCAGGGGCGCGTATCTCCACAACCTTGCTGAATCTCATGGAACGCAAAGACGTGCAGTTTGGCGTGGCGACCATGTGTATCGGCCTGGGTCAGGGGATTGCCACAGTCTTCGAACGAATCTAGTCGCGCACGCGGGCATAAAAAAGCGGGCTTGCGGCCCGCTTTTTGTTGTGTCGCCGTGAATCAGATGAACGCGAACGCATCGCCAAACATCCGGTCTTCCAGCGCACCGCGCTCGGCGCAGAAACGCTCGCGCGCCACTTTCGCCATTTCGAAACGACCGGCGATATAGATATCGTGCTCGCTCAAAGACTCGAAGTCCTGAAGTACCGCGCTCAGCACGTTACCGCTTCTGCCCTGCCAGTCTTCTTCAACCTGCTCGACCACCGGAATAACTTTCAGGTTTGGATGCACCACGCTCAAGGCTTCAAGCTCGCCGAGATCATAAAGATGCTTCAGCTCGCGACCGCCCCAGTAGATTGAGATATCGCGGTCAGGATGCTGCGCCAGCTCCGTCATCAGAATGGAGCGCACGTAGGAGAAGCCGGTGCCGCCCGCAATCAATACCAGCGGACGATCGCCCTCTTCGCGCAGCCACGCGTCACCGTGCGGCAGGTCGACATCAATGGTTTGTTCCTGCAGGATGCGATCCATCACCGCCATCGCATACAGGTTCATCTCGGATGCGCCGATGTGCAGCTCAAGATAGTTTTTTTCCGATGGAACAGAGGCGATGGAGAAAGGGCGCTTGTCGCGCTCATCCATCACGACCATCAGATATTGACCGGCACGAAATGAAAAAGGTGATTCAGGTTGCAGGCGAACCCGATATACAGTGTCGGTTATGGCCTCAACTGAGGACACTTTACA
It encodes:
- the fre gene encoding NAD(P)H-flavin reductase, with the protein product MTIMSCKVSSVEAITDTVYRVRLQPESPFSFRAGQYLMVVMDERDKRPFSIASVPSEKNYLELHIGASEMNLYAMAVMDRILQEQTIDVDLPHGDAWLREEGDRPLVLIAGGTGFSYVRSILMTELAQHPDRDISIYWGGRELKHLYDLGELEALSVVHPNLKVIPVVEQVEEDWQGRSGNVLSAVLQDFESLSEHDIYIAGRFEMAKVARERFCAERGALEDRMFGDAFAFI